A region of Hydrogenimonas cancrithermarum DNA encodes the following proteins:
- a CDS encoding Mur ligase family protein, with the protein MIWFQLFSHILLVMALGWYLATNLQWYSYKIERVILHHTRYVWHLIYFLIPLFAYYFTGIYFWIYFYFAYLPTLWLWHRKLDKKLVLTGRIKRFFALLAMLTLFQDLLCLAKEACEVFGVILPLTMAVIGSMMIEKVLFHGFKLQAKRKLESMPDLIVIGVTASYGKTSIKNFIAQIVGHEKRVYATPRSVNTLGGVMKDINDDLPEETEVYIVEMGARGPGDIAEITEFVQPHFAVVGVIGPQHIEYFKTLERIRNTKMEILASKRLEHAWVHTSAHVEPDDRVTLFGDEIEHLEATLEGVDFDLDLPQGKVHVHIPVLGAFNAVNVTAALHVANALGIPYEKGAEYAKSLEPVEHRLQRIDAGGKIILDDSFNGNVDGMLASFELVSQYPGRKVLVTPGLVESDIESNEKIAKRADEIFDLVIVTGKINQPIFKRFVDGKKLHRLDDKSKMQEMLGALTRPGDLILFANDAPNFM; encoded by the coding sequence ATGATCTGGTTTCAGCTCTTCTCCCATATCCTGCTGGTTATGGCACTGGGGTGGTACCTCGCGACCAATCTCCAGTGGTACAGTTACAAGATCGAACGTGTGATCCTGCACCACACCAGGTATGTATGGCATCTCATCTATTTTCTGATTCCGCTCTTCGCCTACTACTTTACCGGCATCTATTTCTGGATCTATTTCTACTTCGCCTATCTTCCGACTCTCTGGCTCTGGCACAGAAAACTCGACAAGAAACTGGTCCTCACCGGGCGTATCAAGCGCTTTTTCGCACTCCTTGCGATGCTCACGCTCTTTCAGGACCTTCTATGTCTGGCGAAAGAGGCGTGCGAGGTTTTCGGTGTAATTTTACCGCTGACGATGGCGGTCATAGGTTCGATGATGATCGAGAAGGTGCTTTTCCACGGCTTCAAACTCCAGGCAAAACGGAAACTCGAAAGTATGCCCGATCTCATCGTAATCGGTGTGACGGCGAGCTACGGAAAGACCAGTATCAAAAACTTCATCGCCCAGATCGTCGGGCATGAGAAGAGAGTCTACGCCACACCAAGAAGCGTCAATACGCTTGGTGGCGTCATGAAAGATATCAACGACGATCTGCCCGAAGAGACGGAAGTCTACATCGTCGAGATGGGCGCGCGCGGCCCGGGCGACATCGCCGAAATCACCGAGTTCGTCCAGCCCCACTTCGCCGTCGTCGGTGTCATCGGGCCGCAGCATATCGAGTACTTCAAAACGCTCGAGCGCATCCGCAACACGAAGATGGAGATCCTTGCGAGCAAACGTCTCGAGCATGCATGGGTCCACACATCCGCCCATGTCGAACCCGACGATCGGGTCACCCTGTTTGGCGACGAAATCGAACATCTCGAAGCGACCCTCGAAGGCGTCGACTTCGACCTCGATCTGCCACAGGGAAAGGTCCATGTACACATCCCTGTTCTGGGTGCCTTCAATGCCGTCAACGTCACTGCCGCACTACATGTCGCGAACGCATTGGGAATCCCCTACGAAAAAGGGGCCGAATACGCCAAAAGCCTCGAACCGGTCGAACACCGCCTCCAGCGTATCGATGCCGGCGGCAAGATCATTCTCGACGATAGCTTCAACGGCAATGTCGACGGAATGCTTGCCTCCTTCGAGCTTGTGTCGCAGTATCCGGGGCGTAAAGTACTCGTCACGCCGGGCCTGGTCGAGAGCGACATCGAATCGAACGAGAAGATCGCAAAACGGGCCGACGAGATTTTCGACCTCGTCATCGTGACGGGAAAGATCAACCAGCCGATCTTCAAAAGATTCGTGGATGGGAAGAAACTTCATCGACTGGACGACAAGTCGAAAATGCAGGAGATGCTGGGAGCGTTGACACGGCCGGGAGACCTGATTCTTTTTGCCAACGACGCACCAAATTTCATGTAA
- a CDS encoding TRAP transporter small permease subunit, which produces MLKISYWIDALSRWAGALGASASIALALLIVYDASMRYIFHEGSVALQELEWHLFDILFLLGLSYALKHDKHVRVDILYTRFSPRLKEIVRIVSMLFFVIPLGLLVVWFSWDFVAQSFAQHEMSPDPGGLCCRYIIKSFVIAAFVLLVLQAVSESIKAFYRLGELKKESGK; this is translated from the coding sequence ATGCTGAAAATTTCTTACTGGATCGATGCACTGAGCAGATGGGCAGGGGCACTTGGGGCGTCGGCTTCGATCGCGCTGGCGCTTCTGATCGTCTACGACGCATCGATGCGCTACATCTTTCACGAAGGCTCCGTCGCGCTGCAGGAGCTGGAGTGGCATCTGTTCGACATCCTCTTTCTGCTGGGGCTCTCCTACGCGCTCAAACACGACAAGCACGTGCGGGTCGACATCCTCTATACCCGCTTTTCACCGCGTCTCAAAGAGATCGTACGAATCGTTTCGATGCTCTTTTTCGTTATACCGCTGGGGCTGCTGGTGGTCTGGTTCAGCTGGGACTTTGTGGCACAGAGCTTCGCACAGCATGAAATGAGCCCCGATCCGGGTGGACTCTGCTGCCGCTACATCATCAAATCGTTCGTCATCGCGGCGTTTGTACTGCTCGTTTTGCAGGCGGTAAGTGAATCTATCAAAGCCTTTTACCGTCTGGGAGAGTTGAAAAAGGAGAGCGGAAAATGA
- the ruvA gene encoding Holliday junction branch migration protein RuvA gives MIAGITGKVEKKDPTHLHILTAGGLIYEVFVSLHCSAAVKSGEVKLHTTHIIREDAQLLYGFLDLNEKRMFDTLIKINGVGPKVAMAICSTFTPRSFAQIVEAKDVGMLKRVPGIGPKSASRILVELGGFSLELAQESSPASQAHNEAAMALESLGFKKEHITKVLAQCSGGDTESLIKEALKKLSK, from the coding sequence ATGATCGCAGGGATCACGGGAAAAGTGGAGAAAAAAGATCCCACCCATCTGCATATTTTGACCGCCGGCGGACTGATTTACGAGGTCTTCGTTTCACTTCACTGCAGTGCCGCCGTCAAAAGCGGCGAGGTAAAGCTTCATACGACCCACATCATCCGCGAAGATGCACAGCTGCTCTACGGATTCCTGGATCTGAACGAAAAACGGATGTTCGATACCCTGATCAAGATCAACGGCGTGGGACCGAAGGTGGCGATGGCGATCTGTTCCACCTTCACCCCCCGATCGTTTGCCCAAATCGTGGAAGCCAAGGATGTGGGGATGCTCAAGCGGGTTCCCGGCATCGGTCCCAAAAGCGCGAGCCGTATTCTTGTGGAGCTGGGCGGCTTTTCGCTCGAGCTGGCACAAGAGAGCAGCCCGGCGAGCCAGGCACACAACGAAGCGGCGATGGCGCTCGAGAGCCTCGGCTTCAAAAAAGAGCATATCACCAAAGTGCTGGCGCAGTGCAGCGGCGGCGATACAGAAAGCCTCATCAAAGAGGCATTGAAAAAATTGAGCAAATAG
- a CDS encoding flagellar assembly protein A, with product MGLFDKVFKSDKKKSRKKAEEKRPGFTPVVVTTDDVAKTLQETAVKHNISSNLLDIRLIDYRSLIKMDTKDKDWIEMEEDDWVKLNKPEILLNPNFEVKQTYEIEILRYKEEPWMSDLLLHMGSNKERNRVVCTIKAGSIVRYVDELEKKIKLLIQKKMLRSHLLINLWDVDYRNVLDEIVAKARVQDQYIVPEDITFDVAVCYASQPSVDDELIFHYKKKLEVPDEKDRMDYSKRGFIQAVEKGEVIIEYIKPQQGKPGRNCQGKYIPIEEPNETNKPDFKTSENIEVEETDKHILYRAKRGGYVVFHDNTYDIKEEMELEEVSFKKTGSIDAGVETEVKLHINERDIMKDAIGTGVEVEATEVRVEGNVGSSAVVKAEEVVIGGQTHQTSKIFAETAKVNVLRGYLKTQELAKITRLEGGVVEAKTAEVAQMIGGEIKAMRVDVGLLASNAKIFAVSEIVIDKMVGENNKLVIDASKIDAYHNEIVSLEEEAEVLKKEIEKLEEDLARKVELKQKSEPTIATLKQKILQETKKGIKPKPAFIAKIKQFQKLIEAIEAVRKKRDERKGQLHNIKQKLLTFQEMVVNAKIVNHGEWKDYTSVEFHLLYPQITLEYTPVPGAKNQQIYLRKAGEEDGYEIAVKEADA from the coding sequence ATGGGACTTTTTGACAAAGTTTTTAAAAGCGACAAGAAAAAAAGCCGAAAAAAGGCGGAAGAGAAGAGGCCCGGATTTACGCCGGTTGTCGTAACGACCGACGATGTGGCGAAAACTCTGCAAGAGACCGCGGTCAAGCACAACATAAGTTCCAACCTTCTCGATATCCGGCTCATCGACTATCGATCCTTGATCAAAATGGATACCAAAGACAAAGATTGGATCGAAATGGAAGAGGATGACTGGGTGAAACTGAACAAACCGGAAATCCTGCTCAATCCCAATTTCGAAGTCAAACAGACCTATGAAATCGAAATATTGAGATACAAAGAAGAGCCATGGATGAGCGACCTTCTGCTCCATATGGGTTCGAACAAAGAGAGAAACAGAGTCGTCTGTACCATCAAGGCGGGCTCCATCGTCCGGTATGTAGACGAGCTCGAGAAGAAAATAAAGCTTCTGATACAAAAAAAGATGCTCCGGTCACATCTTCTCATCAACCTCTGGGACGTCGATTATAGAAACGTACTCGATGAAATCGTCGCGAAAGCCCGGGTGCAGGACCAGTATATCGTCCCTGAAGACATCACGTTCGACGTGGCGGTCTGTTATGCTTCCCAACCTTCCGTAGACGATGAACTGATTTTCCATTACAAAAAGAAGTTGGAAGTTCCGGATGAAAAAGACCGTATGGACTATTCGAAGCGCGGATTCATCCAGGCAGTCGAAAAAGGCGAAGTGATCATAGAATATATCAAACCGCAGCAAGGCAAACCGGGACGCAACTGCCAGGGCAAATACATTCCCATCGAAGAACCGAACGAGACCAACAAACCCGACTTCAAAACCAGTGAAAACATTGAAGTCGAAGAGACGGATAAACATATTCTGTATCGCGCGAAACGGGGCGGCTATGTCGTATTTCACGACAACACCTACGACATCAAAGAGGAGATGGAACTCGAAGAGGTGAGTTTCAAAAAGACCGGTTCGATCGATGCCGGCGTCGAGACCGAGGTAAAACTCCATATCAATGAGCGCGATATTATGAAAGACGCCATCGGGACAGGTGTGGAAGTGGAGGCGACGGAGGTAAGAGTCGAAGGCAATGTCGGCTCTTCCGCCGTCGTAAAAGCCGAAGAGGTCGTCATCGGGGGACAGACGCACCAGACAAGCAAAATTTTTGCCGAAACGGCAAAAGTCAACGTGCTTCGCGGTTATCTGAAGACGCAAGAGCTCGCGAAGATAACCCGTCTCGAAGGCGGTGTCGTGGAAGCGAAAACAGCGGAGGTCGCTCAGATGATCGGCGGAGAGATCAAGGCGATGCGGGTCGATGTCGGGCTTCTCGCATCCAATGCGAAGATCTTCGCAGTCAGTGAAATCGTCATCGACAAGATGGTTGGAGAGAACAACAAACTCGTTATCGATGCCTCGAAAATCGATGCCTACCATAATGAAATAGTCTCCCTCGAGGAGGAAGCGGAAGTTTTGAAAAAAGAGATCGAAAAACTCGAAGAGGATCTGGCCCGAAAAGTCGAACTGAAACAGAAAAGCGAGCCTACCATCGCCACCTTGAAACAGAAAATCCTCCAGGAGACGAAAAAAGGCATCAAACCGAAACCCGCGTTCATCGCAAAGATCAAGCAGTTCCAAAAACTCATAGAGGCGATCGAAGCGGTTCGCAAAAAGAGAGACGAGAGAAAAGGGCAGCTGCACAACATAAAACAAAAGCTTTTGACTTTCCAGGAAATGGTCGTCAACGCGAAAATCGTGAATCATGGGGAATGGAAAGATTACACCAGCGTAGAGTTCCACCTGCTCTATCCTCAGATCACGCTCGAGTACACGCCGGTACCGGGTGCCAAAAACCAGCAGATCTATCTGAGAAAGGCCGGTGAAGAGGATGGTTACGAAATCGCCGTCAAGGAGGCGGATGCATGA
- the murJ gene encoding murein biosynthesis integral membrane protein MurJ, with amino-acid sequence MRFRSIFTTSAGILTSRIFGFIRDLLMASILGANIFSDIFFVAFKLPNLFRRIFAEGAFVQSFMPTFILSRHRSVFAVAILIRFFLFLLIASLFVTLFSEIVTRLIAIGFSKEAVRAAAPLVAINFYYLDFIFLVTFLSALLQYKEHFATTAFGTTLLNISMITALVLFRHDDPETIVYALSFAVLAGGALQLLLHLWMIRRKGLDKLLVGGFKYLKRKKDAVKEDIDRFSRAFFPSVLGNSTAQISSFIDTWLASFLVSGSISYLFYANRLFQLPLALFATAASTALFPTISKLLKQERFDDAKAQTRRVFWLLVAMLGGASAIALILSEEMVELLFERGAFNAEDTKDTAMVLRMYIAGLLPFGIAKLFSLWLYATHRQGDAAKIAAKSLGVNILFSLLLISPMAAPGLALASSISGWVLLALTLKAVGHGIFLDIMRSKYAPYALLFIGAATLLSWGLKVAIHDYL; translated from the coding sequence ATGCGTTTTCGCTCCATTTTCACCACCAGTGCAGGTATTTTGACCTCCCGGATTTTCGGTTTTATACGCGATCTACTCATGGCTTCGATTCTCGGAGCCAATATCTTTTCCGATATCTTTTTCGTTGCGTTCAAACTTCCCAACCTCTTTCGACGGATCTTTGCCGAAGGTGCGTTCGTCCAGAGTTTCATGCCGACATTTATCCTATCGCGCCATCGAAGCGTGTTCGCCGTCGCCATTTTGATACGGTTTTTCCTCTTTTTGCTTATCGCATCGCTGTTCGTGACGCTCTTTTCCGAAATTGTGACGCGGCTGATCGCCATCGGTTTCAGCAAAGAGGCGGTTCGTGCCGCCGCACCGCTTGTCGCCATAAATTTTTACTATCTCGACTTCATCTTTCTGGTGACGTTTCTTTCTGCATTGCTACAGTACAAAGAGCATTTCGCGACGACGGCTTTCGGCACGACGCTGCTCAATATTTCGATGATCACGGCGCTCGTACTCTTTCGCCACGACGATCCCGAAACGATCGTCTATGCACTCAGTTTCGCCGTGTTGGCCGGCGGAGCGCTTCAACTGCTGCTGCATCTGTGGATGATTCGTCGAAAAGGGCTCGACAAGCTGCTCGTGGGCGGGTTCAAATACCTGAAACGGAAGAAGGATGCCGTCAAAGAGGACATCGATCGTTTCAGCCGTGCTTTCTTTCCCTCGGTACTGGGCAATTCCACGGCTCAGATATCATCGTTTATCGATACATGGCTGGCGTCGTTTCTGGTCAGCGGATCCATCAGTTATCTCTTCTATGCCAACCGTCTTTTTCAGCTGCCGCTGGCACTCTTCGCCACCGCCGCTTCCACGGCCCTCTTTCCGACTATCAGCAAACTGCTCAAGCAGGAGAGGTTCGACGATGCCAAAGCGCAGACCAGACGGGTGTTCTGGCTGCTCGTCGCGATGCTGGGAGGTGCTTCCGCCATCGCCCTGATCCTGTCCGAAGAGATGGTGGAGCTTCTCTTCGAACGTGGTGCATTTAACGCCGAGGATACAAAAGATACGGCGATGGTGCTTCGGATGTATATCGCCGGATTGCTGCCGTTCGGTATCGCCAAGCTCTTTTCCCTGTGGCTCTATGCGACCCATCGCCAGGGCGATGCCGCCAAAATCGCAGCCAAGTCACTGGGGGTCAATATCCTCTTTTCGCTTCTGCTTATCTCTCCGATGGCCGCACCCGGACTCGCATTGGCGAGCAGTATCAGTGGATGGGTGCTTCTGGCTCTGACGCTCAAAGCGGTCGGACACGGCATCTTTTTGGATATAATGCGATCAAAATATGCCCCTTATGCGCTTCTTTTTATCGGAGCTGCAACACTTCTTTCATGGGGTTTGAAGGTAGCGATACATGATTATCTATGA
- a CDS encoding alpha/beta fold hydrolase codes for MAIKPIVYKNERFKLSYDMLNPSKEKTLLFLHGWGSNKELMKQAFGGSFPDYRHLYLDLPGFGKSENEAVLTTHDYAAIVSEFLETVKVRADVAIGHSFGGKVATLLQPERLILLSSAGIVMPKPLKVRAKIVLFKLLKPFGGDTLRELFVSSDASGMPRNMYETFKKVVDEDFSGTFAAFRSPALLCWGREDSATPPEAGRKIAGLIEGSRLEFFDGDHYFFLRQKDAVVKAMEKFLETV; via the coding sequence ATGGCCATCAAACCGATCGTTTACAAAAATGAGAGATTCAAGCTCTCCTACGACATGCTCAATCCGTCGAAAGAGAAGACACTGCTCTTTCTTCACGGCTGGGGAAGCAACAAGGAGCTGATGAAGCAGGCGTTCGGCGGCTCTTTTCCCGACTACCGCCACCTCTACCTCGATCTTCCGGGCTTTGGAAAGAGTGAGAACGAAGCGGTACTTACGACGCATGACTACGCTGCGATCGTAAGCGAATTTCTCGAAACCGTCAAGGTTCGGGCCGATGTCGCGATCGGCCACTCCTTTGGCGGGAAAGTGGCGACACTGCTGCAGCCTGAGCGCCTGATTTTACTATCGAGTGCCGGAATCGTCATGCCCAAACCGCTGAAAGTCCGCGCGAAAATCGTGCTTTTCAAGCTGCTCAAACCATTTGGCGGCGATACGCTGAGAGAGCTTTTCGTTTCGAGCGACGCCTCGGGGATGCCCAGAAACATGTACGAAACCTTCAAAAAGGTGGTCGACGAAGATTTCAGCGGTACCTTCGCCGCCTTCAGGTCGCCGGCACTGCTTTGCTGGGGGAGGGAGGACAGCGCCACACCACCGGAAGCGGGCCGAAAGATCGCGGGACTGATAGAGGGGAGCCGGCTCGAGTTTTTCGACGGCGACCACTACTTCTTTTTGCGGCAGAAAGATGCCGTCGTCAAAGCGATGGAGAAGTTTCTTGAAACGGTATAG
- a CDS encoding fused DSP-PTPase phosphatase/NAD kinase-like protein, whose amino-acid sequence MSKKTPVKYETLWDKIKAWFTSMIIEHNFTNIFRLNLHKVNDDLYRSSQPTPWQLKKIVKEKGIKSVINLRGTQPHSPVYMLEKKTCEEIGVKMIDVEIYSRAIPDRERLEKLAKAFEEAEYPVLMHCKAGADRTGLAATFYLYWKEGMPLEKIDQLKFIPYGHIKSSDAGIIDYYFEEFAKYKKSHPEADIFEWTEQLPREEMKRRFKEQKESYLSDFLNNVILRRE is encoded by the coding sequence ATGAGCAAAAAAACGCCCGTCAAGTACGAAACGCTCTGGGACAAGATCAAGGCGTGGTTCACATCGATGATCATCGAGCACAACTTCACCAACATTTTCCGCCTCAATCTCCACAAGGTGAACGACGACCTCTACCGCTCCAGCCAGCCCACGCCGTGGCAGCTCAAAAAGATCGTCAAAGAGAAGGGGATCAAATCCGTCATCAACCTACGTGGTACGCAGCCCCACAGCCCCGTTTATATGCTGGAAAAAAAGACGTGTGAAGAGATCGGTGTGAAGATGATCGATGTCGAGATCTATTCGCGGGCGATCCCCGACAGAGAGCGGCTCGAAAAACTGGCCAAAGCCTTCGAAGAGGCGGAGTATCCCGTGCTGATGCACTGCAAGGCGGGAGCCGACCGCACCGGTCTCGCCGCGACGTTCTACCTCTATTGGAAAGAAGGAATGCCGCTGGAGAAGATCGACCAGCTCAAGTTCATCCCCTATGGCCATATCAAGAGCTCCGACGCAGGGATCATCGATTACTACTTCGAAGAGTTCGCCAAATACAAGAAAAGCCACCCCGAAGCCGACATCTTCGAGTGGACCGAACAACTTCCGCGCGAAGAGATGAAGAGACGTTTCAAAGAACAGAAAGAGAGCTATCTCTCCGATTTTCTCAACAACGTCATCCTCAGAAGAGAGTAG
- a CDS encoding D-alanine--D-alanine ligase encodes MKPAILFGGASYEHEISIVSAIALKKVLNVPLTFIFLDTEGTFYHIPAEKMKSNHFSSGSYKKDDTLRLVRGGFEKQGLFKARALEGFDVVLNLVHGGQGEDGTVAALFDFYAIPYIGPRKEASVLSFNKWLTKLYAQGLGIETIDFQLLRIDSERRVDFDYPVIVKPLRLGSSIGVSIVKSADELDFALDVAFEFDDEVLVEPFIEGIEEYNVAGCRAGDKWILSRIEAPQKKEFLDFDQKYLDFSRTESVSEAKISAELEERLKEAFKIVYGALFEGAVIRCDFFVQDGRVILNEINPIPGSMANYLFDDFTEVVSSLVSHLPKSRTIKPDYAYIDKVQSAKGPKIG; translated from the coding sequence ATGAAACCGGCCATACTCTTCGGCGGAGCGAGCTACGAACATGAGATCAGCATCGTCAGTGCGATTGCTTTGAAAAAGGTTTTGAACGTTCCCCTGACATTCATTTTTCTCGATACGGAGGGAACTTTCTATCACATTCCCGCGGAAAAGATGAAGTCGAACCACTTCAGCTCGGGGAGTTACAAAAAAGACGATACCCTGCGGCTGGTACGCGGCGGTTTTGAAAAGCAGGGCCTTTTCAAGGCCAGAGCGCTCGAAGGGTTCGACGTCGTCTTGAACCTCGTACACGGCGGGCAGGGAGAAGACGGCACGGTTGCGGCACTTTTCGACTTTTACGCCATCCCCTACATCGGACCGCGCAAAGAGGCATCGGTTCTGAGCTTCAACAAGTGGCTCACAAAACTCTATGCGCAGGGGCTCGGTATAGAGACGATCGACTTCCAACTGCTGCGTATCGACAGTGAGAGAAGAGTCGATTTTGACTATCCCGTCATCGTCAAACCGCTCAGACTCGGCAGTTCGATCGGCGTGAGTATCGTCAAATCGGCGGACGAGCTCGACTTCGCACTCGACGTGGCGTTCGAGTTCGATGACGAAGTACTTGTCGAACCCTTCATAGAAGGGATCGAAGAGTACAATGTGGCCGGTTGCAGAGCAGGTGACAAGTGGATTCTCAGCCGTATCGAAGCACCGCAAAAGAAGGAGTTTCTCGACTTCGATCAGAAATATCTCGACTTTTCGAGAACCGAAAGCGTCAGCGAAGCGAAAATCTCCGCCGAGCTGGAAGAGCGACTGAAAGAGGCCTTCAAAATCGTCTACGGCGCGCTTTTTGAAGGCGCAGTGATCCGTTGCGACTTCTTCGTCCAAGATGGACGCGTCATCCTCAATGAGATCAACCCGATCCCGGGATCGATGGCGAATTACCTCTTCGACGACTTCACGGAGGTGGTTTCATCGCTGGTGTCGCATCTGCCCAAAAGCAGAACGATCAAGCCCGACTACGCCTACATCGACAAAGTACAATCGGCCAAAGGGCCGAAAATCGGGTAA
- a CDS encoding ABC transporter ATP-binding protein: protein MKKFLATYLPYYRDYSGKIAMAIVGMFLASAATAAIAYMVKPLMDRIFVEHDVQMLYILPAFIILAFVGKGLGTFMQSYALSFIGQDIIRKLRNRMLNHMMHLDMDFHFRFHSGELISRISNDILRVQNAISSDIAILLREFVTVVALLAVVIYQSPMLALYSLIIIPLAVYPVEVISRKIKKLSHQSQEQNSDLLSSLSEIFANYEMIKSYNAQEYELGTFKERNLRFFKTNIKTVKVQLMLVPILELVAAVAITAVIIIGGREVLIAKTLTTGEFFSFLTALSLLIDPLRRISTAYSHLQDAVAANERIEQVLHYKPMIVSGTKQLDHVDTIEFENVTLRYGDTVALENISLRAQKGEVIGLVGDSGGGKSSMVNLILRFYDPAEGVVKINDIDAREIDVKSLRDRIAIVTQRIYISNDTIAANIAYGVEPDEEKVIEALKKANLWDFVASLPEGIHTVLSEGGTNLSGGQRQRIAIARALYKNPDILILDEATSALDNKSEAAIIETIYALKKDLIVFMIAHRLTTIERADKILVFEHGHIVCQGSKETLSKECETFKKLYHIASDV, encoded by the coding sequence ATGAAAAAATTTTTAGCCACCTATCTGCCTTACTATCGTGATTACAGCGGCAAGATCGCTATGGCGATCGTCGGGATGTTCCTCGCCTCCGCCGCTACTGCGGCGATCGCCTATATGGTCAAGCCGTTGATGGACAGGATATTCGTCGAACACGACGTGCAGATGCTCTACATCCTTCCCGCTTTCATCATTCTCGCATTCGTCGGAAAGGGTCTCGGAACCTTTATGCAGTCCTATGCCCTGAGCTTCATCGGGCAGGATATCATCCGCAAGCTTCGCAACCGGATGCTGAACCACATGATGCACCTGGACATGGATTTTCACTTCCGCTTTCACAGTGGCGAGTTGATCAGCCGTATCAGCAACGACATCCTCCGCGTACAGAACGCCATCTCATCCGATATCGCTATTTTGCTTCGGGAATTCGTCACGGTTGTCGCACTTTTGGCTGTCGTGATCTACCAAAGTCCCATGCTCGCGCTCTACTCGCTTATCATCATTCCCCTTGCGGTCTATCCGGTCGAAGTGATTTCGAGAAAGATCAAGAAGCTCTCCCATCAGTCGCAGGAGCAGAACTCCGATCTGCTCTCCTCGCTGTCGGAAATTTTCGCCAACTACGAGATGATCAAATCCTACAATGCTCAAGAATATGAGCTGGGAACGTTCAAAGAACGCAATCTACGCTTCTTCAAGACCAACATCAAGACCGTCAAAGTTCAGTTGATGCTGGTACCCATTCTGGAGCTCGTCGCCGCCGTCGCCATTACGGCCGTCATCATCATCGGTGGACGGGAAGTACTCATTGCCAAAACGCTGACGACCGGCGAATTCTTCTCGTTTCTGACCGCATTGTCGCTCCTGATCGATCCGCTGCGCCGCATCTCGACAGCGTACAGCCATCTACAGGACGCCGTGGCGGCCAATGAACGGATCGAACAGGTTTTACACTACAAACCGATGATCGTAAGCGGAACCAAACAGCTCGACCATGTCGATACCATCGAGTTCGAAAACGTCACGCTGCGATACGGAGATACCGTCGCACTCGAAAACATTTCGCTTCGTGCCCAAAAAGGAGAGGTGATCGGCCTCGTCGGCGACAGCGGAGGCGGCAAGAGTTCGATGGTCAACCTGATTCTGCGCTTCTACGACCCGGCCGAGGGTGTCGTCAAAATCAACGATATCGACGCGCGCGAGATCGACGTCAAGTCGCTCAGAGACCGCATCGCCATCGTCACGCAGCGTATCTACATCAGCAACGACACGATCGCCGCCAACATTGCCTACGGCGTCGAACCGGATGAAGAGAAAGTGATCGAAGCGCTGAAAAAAGCGAATCTCTGGGACTTCGTCGCTTCCCTTCCCGAGGGGATCCATACGGTGCTGAGCGAAGGAGGCACCAACCTATCCGGCGGCCAGCGGCAGCGCATCGCGATCGCACGGGCCCTCTACAAAAATCCCGACATTCTGATCCTGGACGAAGCGACCAGCGCGCTCGACAACAAGAGCGAAGCGGCCATCATCGAGACGATTTACGCACTCAAAAAGGATCTCATCGTCTTCATGATCGCCCATCGCCTCACGACAATCGAACGGGCCGACAAGATTCTGGTTTTCGAGCATGGACACATCGTCTGCCAGGGCAGCAAAGAAACGCTTTCCAAAGAGTGCGAAACATTCAAGAAACTTTACCACATAGCGAGCGATGTATGA
- a CDS encoding acylphosphatase translates to MKRYRCIVSGKVQGVWYRKFVSEAARAAGFRGYVRNLSDGTVEAVVDTPESGLEAFKSILKKGSPMSDVQEIVCKEIPLDAPFGDFGVIR, encoded by the coding sequence TTGAAACGGTATAGATGTATCGTCAGCGGAAAAGTGCAAGGGGTCTGGTACAGAAAGTTCGTCTCCGAAGCGGCGCGTGCGGCCGGCTTCCGCGGCTATGTCAGAAACCTTTCCGACGGCACCGTCGAAGCGGTCGTCGATACCCCCGAAAGCGGCTTGGAGGCTTTCAAATCGATACTTAAAAAAGGATCCCCGATGTCTGATGTTCAAGAGATTGTATGTAAAGAGATTCCATTGGATGCGCCGTTTGGCGATTTTGGGGTGATACGATGA